In a genomic window of Macrobrachium nipponense isolate FS-2020 chromosome 10, ASM1510439v2, whole genome shotgun sequence:
- the LOC135224051 gene encoding zinc finger BED domain-containing protein 5-like → MLGRLYELREEVAIFLDSQQKADFHDNFQSEGFQITLAYLVDIFEALNAVNLKLQGKSINIITHHDTIRAFMAKLDLWKCRVQQGNAASFRNLDSALADNIDDRREAWKFIRNPFQCEEADVADEVQEEFLELKFNSTAKEDFKDVDLETFWVKYLPVYPLISHQALRILTLFGSTYLCETAFSTLVAIETKYRNRLNVEGDLRCALSSIRPRIQDLVAKKQCQISH, encoded by the exons ATGCTTGGACGGCTTTATGAGCTACGAGAAGAAGTAGCAATATTTTTAGATTCACAGCAGAAGGCAGACTTTCATGACAATTTCCAATCTGAAGGTTTTCAGATAACTCTAGCTTACCTGGTGGACATTTTTGAAGCATTGAATGCTGTGAACCTTAAACTACAAGGGAAAAGCATCAACATCATCACGCACCATGACACCATTCGAGCCTTCATGGCCAAACTCGACCTCTGGAAATGTCGGGTTCAGCAGGGAAATGCAGCCAGTTTTAGGAACTTGGATTCTGCTCTCGCTGACA ATATAGATGACAGGCGTGAAGCCTGGAAATTCATCAGGAACCCATTTCAATGTGAAGAAGCTGATGTTGCTGATGAAGTCCAAGAAGAGTTTCTAGAATTGAAGTTCAACTCTACAGCTAAAGAAGACTTCAAAGATGTGGATTTGGAGACGTTCTGGGTCAAATACCTTCCTGTTTACCCTCTGATCTCACATCAGGCTCTTCGGATTCTAACACTGTTTGGATCCACATATCTATGTGAAACTGCATTTTCCACGCTCGTTGCTATCGAAACCAAGTACAGAAACCGCCTGAACGTTGAAGGGGACTTACGTTGTGCACTCTCAAGCATTCGACCACGTATTCAAGATCTGGTAGCTAAGAAGCAGTGTCAAATATCTCACTAA